One part of the Phycisphaeraceae bacterium genome encodes these proteins:
- the gyrA gene encoding DNA gyrase subunit A, with product MADNDNLTPETNDDQQDESTLPVDGRVVDIEIETELQDSYLTYAMSTIMDRALPDVRDGLKPSQRRILVAMNDLNLRPNRKHIKCAKICGDTSGNYHPHGESVIYPTMVNMAQTWRARVPIVDPQGNFGSIDGDPPAAMRYTEARLTHAALDMLSDLKLGTVDFQPNYDDRLMEPTVLPGKFPQLLVNGSVGIAVGMATSLAPHNPTEVFDSIVRVIEDPDITPDQLMQDVLDDDGVIKFHGIKGPDFPTGGVIAGRRGIVDAYLSGRGKVTMRGECHVEQQANGREQIVIDAIPYMLNQSTLVEKIVEAVKEERIKDISDVRNESGREAQSRIVIELKKGADATVVENQLYQFTPLQQTFSIHNIALVNRRPRTLSLREMIDCYIGHRVDVIRRRTAYLLQEAKRKAHVLEGLIYAVVDIDEVIKLIRSSRTREEAIGKLMARRFRIQSSHPAASTIPQRLIDHVAKFENDGGVPLTRVQAEQIGSMRLIQLVGLEVERLVNEYREIVAQIEEYESILADHKRVLALIVDDCVEMRGRYNSPRVTRIEDAAGDIDIEALIQEGDVTVTISHQGYAKRVPLDTYRTQGRGGKGIIASDSKDEDFIEHVFVASTHDSLLCFTDTGRVFKMKVYELPEMSRTSKGRPIVNLIELRAGEKVRAFLAIRDFESGSNFLTFVSRSGIVKRTALKEYRNVNRSGLIAVGVKDDDAILDVVLTTGVDDLMLISAKGMAIRFSEQDVRLMGRPAAGVKGMDLGNDDEIVGVVVVPMVPDDDCDMMTSQSEIDAGLSLLTITENGYGKRTPVDEYRVQPESGKPRSQSRGGKGRADIKSSARNGRSAAALGVHDTDDVVVITRGGQLVRMAASTISQIGRGTQGVRVVSMKKGDDSVIAAARVREDADEESDANAESNTSDE from the coding sequence ATGGCTGACAACGACAATCTGACTCCTGAAACGAACGATGATCAGCAAGACGAATCGACGCTGCCAGTGGACGGTCGCGTGGTCGATATTGAGATCGAAACAGAGCTTCAGGACTCCTATCTCACCTACGCGATGAGCACGATCATGGATCGCGCGCTGCCCGATGTGCGCGACGGCCTGAAGCCATCACAACGGCGCATTCTCGTTGCGATGAACGATCTGAATTTGCGCCCAAATCGCAAGCACATCAAGTGCGCGAAGATCTGTGGCGATACCAGCGGCAACTACCATCCGCACGGCGAGAGTGTCATCTACCCAACCATGGTGAACATGGCCCAGACGTGGCGTGCCCGTGTCCCGATCGTCGATCCGCAGGGGAACTTTGGCTCGATCGATGGTGATCCGCCCGCTGCGATGCGTTACACCGAGGCGCGTCTGACCCATGCGGCGCTCGACATGCTGTCCGACCTGAAACTCGGCACGGTCGATTTTCAGCCGAACTACGACGATCGCCTGATGGAGCCGACAGTGCTCCCCGGCAAGTTTCCACAACTGCTGGTCAATGGCTCGGTGGGTATTGCTGTGGGTATGGCGACGAGTCTTGCGCCACACAACCCGACCGAGGTGTTCGACTCGATCGTTCGTGTGATTGAAGATCCCGATATCACGCCAGATCAGTTGATGCAGGACGTGCTTGACGATGATGGTGTGATCAAGTTCCACGGGATCAAGGGGCCAGACTTCCCGACCGGTGGCGTGATCGCGGGTCGTCGTGGGATAGTCGATGCGTACCTGTCCGGTCGCGGCAAGGTCACGATGCGCGGCGAGTGCCATGTCGAACAGCAGGCGAATGGTCGCGAGCAGATCGTGATCGACGCGATCCCGTACATGCTCAACCAGAGCACCCTTGTCGAGAAAATCGTCGAAGCGGTCAAGGAAGAACGCATCAAGGACATCTCCGATGTGCGCAATGAGTCTGGTCGTGAGGCGCAGTCCCGCATCGTGATCGAACTGAAGAAGGGTGCCGACGCGACGGTCGTCGAGAACCAGCTCTACCAGTTCACGCCGTTGCAGCAGACGTTCAGCATCCACAACATCGCGTTGGTGAACCGCCGTCCTCGCACGCTGAGCCTACGTGAGATGATCGACTGCTACATCGGTCATCGCGTGGATGTGATCCGCAGGCGAACCGCGTATCTGCTTCAGGAAGCGAAGCGCAAAGCCCACGTTCTGGAAGGTCTGATCTACGCGGTTGTTGATATTGATGAGGTCATCAAGCTGATCAGGTCGTCCCGCACACGCGAAGAGGCGATTGGCAAACTAATGGCGCGCCGGTTCCGAATCCAGTCGAGCCATCCCGCGGCATCAACTATCCCGCAGCGCCTGATCGATCACGTAGCAAAGTTTGAGAACGATGGTGGCGTGCCATTGACGCGCGTGCAGGCTGAACAGATCGGGTCCATGCGTCTGATCCAGCTTGTTGGTCTTGAGGTCGAGCGTCTCGTGAACGAGTACCGCGAGATTGTCGCGCAGATCGAGGAGTATGAGTCGATCCTCGCAGATCACAAACGCGTGCTCGCGTTGATTGTGGATGACTGCGTCGAGATGCGTGGTCGTTACAACTCGCCGCGTGTGACACGCATTGAGGATGCTGCTGGTGACATTGACATTGAAGCTCTTATCCAGGAGGGTGATGTCACTGTGACGATCTCGCACCAGGGATACGCCAAGCGCGTGCCTTTGGACACCTACCGCACGCAGGGGCGTGGCGGCAAGGGGATCATTGCGTCGGACTCCAAGGACGAGGACTTCATCGAGCACGTCTTTGTCGCGAGCACGCACGATTCGCTGTTGTGTTTTACAGACACCGGTCGTGTGTTCAAGATGAAGGTCTACGAACTGCCCGAGATGTCGCGCACGAGCAAGGGCAGGCCGATCGTGAACCTGATCGAGCTCCGCGCGGGCGAGAAGGTGCGCGCGTTCCTTGCGATCCGTGACTTTGAGAGCGGCTCGAACTTCCTGACGTTTGTGTCGAGGTCGGGCATTGTCAAACGCACCGCGCTGAAGGAGTATCGCAACGTTAATCGTTCCGGCCTGATTGCGGTGGGGGTGAAGGACGACGACGCGATCCTTGATGTTGTGCTCACAACAGGTGTTGACGATCTGATGCTCATCTCTGCGAAGGGGATGGCGATCCGGTTCAGCGAGCAGGATGTCCGTCTGATGGGTCGCCCCGCGGCTGGTGTGAAGGGCATGGATCTTGGCAATGACGACGAGATCGTTGGTGTTGTTGTGGTCCCGATGGTGCCTGATGACGATTGCGACATGATGACATCGCAGTCAGAGATCGATGCGGGCCTCAGCCTGCTCACTATCACCGAAAATGGGTACGGTAAGCGCACGCCGGTGGATGAATATCGCGTCCAGCCCGAGTCCGGCAAGCCTCGCAGTCAGAGCCGAGGCGGCAAGGGGCGTGCGGACATTAAGTCGTCGGCGCGGAACGGACGATCGGCAGCAGCGCTAGGCGTGCATGATACCGATGATGTTGTTGTCATCACCCGGGGTGGGCAGCTCGTGCGTATGGCAGCATCAACCATCAGCCAGATCGGTCGCGGCACGCAGGGGGTCCGTGTCGTCTCGATGAAGAAGGGCGACGATTCGGTGATTGCTGCAGCTCGGGTGCGTGAAGATGCGGATGAAGAATCAGATGCCAATGCCGAATCGAACACATCGGATGAATGA
- a CDS encoding STAS domain-containing protein, translated as MPTNWSDDIVVVELEDEPSLSDELSSVADRLKAEPNRHVVLDCSRVTYLNSSNIGQLLKLRKILMDAGQQMRLCGVTDAVWTLMLATGLDKVFVFAPDPLTALAGLQLEGASE; from the coding sequence ATGCCGACGAACTGGTCAGACGACATTGTGGTTGTTGAGCTTGAGGACGAGCCGTCATTGTCTGATGAGCTCTCATCTGTTGCCGATCGTCTCAAAGCAGAACCGAACAGGCATGTCGTGCTCGACTGCTCGCGCGTGACGTACTTGAACAGCTCGAACATCGGACAGCTTCTGAAGCTGCGAAAGATCCTGATGGATGCCGGGCAGCAGATGCGCCTGTGTGGCGTAACTGATGCCGTGTGGACGCTCATGCTCGCGACAGGCCTTGACAAGGTGTTTGTGTTTGCGCCGGATCCATTGACAGCATTGGCTGGATTGCAACTTGAAGGGGCGAGTGAGTGA
- a CDS encoding TrkA C-terminal domain-containing protein, whose product MTGAIPALLVIATVAFVIVRVGARALMKTGLSETVANFQASSAFFGVGFTTRESELALANPARRRIILHLIIAGNVGLTTTLTTLVIAFLGRSSEMSAATKIAIILGGSVVFFLVVRSKLVNRGLDAFINITLDRFHVTETPDYEMLIRTHSGFEIGELTVEPESPLVQRSLFELGLGRRGVVVLGVTRENGEYIGVPVGDTRLRSGDTMLVYGLERDLQQTRGAKSLEDLPPVVGSSNLKLTPEDALEHHESNPGHIESPAQGSEHAS is encoded by the coding sequence GTGACAGGCGCGATCCCGGCACTGCTCGTCATTGCCACGGTTGCGTTCGTCATCGTTCGTGTCGGCGCTCGTGCTCTGATGAAGACAGGTCTGAGCGAAACCGTTGCAAACTTTCAGGCCTCCAGCGCGTTCTTCGGTGTTGGGTTTACGACGAGGGAATCAGAACTCGCTCTTGCGAATCCCGCTCGAAGGCGGATTATCCTGCATCTGATCATTGCTGGAAACGTTGGGCTTACAACCACATTGACGACGCTGGTTATCGCGTTTCTCGGCAGAAGTTCCGAGATGTCTGCTGCGACCAAGATCGCGATTATTCTTGGCGGATCCGTTGTGTTCTTTCTTGTGGTCAGATCAAAACTGGTCAATCGCGGGCTTGACGCGTTTATCAACATCACACTCGATCGGTTTCACGTGACAGAAACACCCGACTACGAGATGCTGATTCGAACGCACTCCGGGTTTGAGATTGGTGAGTTGACGGTTGAGCCTGAATCACCTCTCGTGCAGCGTTCACTCTTTGAGTTGGGACTCGGCAGGCGTGGAGTGGTGGTTCTTGGCGTGACACGAGAGAATGGGGAATATATTGGCGTTCCTGTGGGTGATACAAGGCTCAGGTCCGGTGACACCATGCTTGTGTACGGTCTTGAAAGAGATCTCCAGCAGACACGGGGCGCCAAGTCGCTTGAAGATCTGCCGCCGGTCGTCGGAAGCTCGAACCTGAAACTTACCCCCGAAGATGCACTCGAGCATCATGAATCGAACCCCGGTCATATTGAGAGTCCAGCGCAGGGAAGCGAACACGCATCATGA
- a CDS encoding ABC transporter ATP-binding protein: protein MASTETTESPSTLQSIIPAPDGLYGEPVVEFRDVKKTYYFPDGSVMVRALNGVHVTIRKGEYVAIMGASGSGKSTFMNILGCLDKPDAKDGGNYLLDQRDVAGMDDEELSAFRGQRVGFVFQAFNLISELTIVENVEVPLFYQGVKPHLRRQRALGSLERVGLGDRIGHRPKELSGGQQQRVAIARALVSDPVMLLADEPTGNLDSKTGEAILSMFEQLHNEGMTIVMVTHDDAVADRCERVVRLHDGKVESDRWYRSRKTTL, encoded by the coding sequence ATGGCATCAACGGAAACAACCGAATCACCCTCGACTTTGCAGTCAATCATTCCTGCACCAGACGGGTTATATGGCGAGCCGGTGGTCGAGTTTCGTGACGTAAAAAAAACATACTACTTTCCCGATGGTTCCGTGATGGTGCGTGCGCTCAATGGAGTCCACGTGACAATCCGGAAGGGCGAATACGTTGCAATTATGGGCGCATCGGGATCGGGCAAGTCGACATTCATGAACATCCTTGGCTGTCTCGATAAACCAGATGCGAAGGATGGAGGCAACTACCTGCTTGATCAACGTGATGTTGCTGGCATGGACGACGAAGAACTCTCAGCGTTCCGCGGGCAGCGCGTCGGATTCGTGTTCCAGGCGTTCAACCTGATCTCTGAGTTGACCATCGTTGAAAATGTTGAAGTGCCGCTCTTCTATCAGGGGGTAAAACCGCATCTCCGCAGGCAGCGTGCGCTTGGATCGCTCGAGCGCGTGGGGCTTGGTGACCGAATCGGTCACAGACCGAAGGAACTGTCCGGCGGGCAGCAGCAGCGCGTTGCGATTGCGAGAGCACTCGTGTCTGATCCCGTGATGCTGCTTGCTGATGAACCGACTGGAAACCTGGATTCCAAGACTGGCGAGGCAATCCTGTCCATGTTTGAGCAGTTGCACAATGAGGGCATGACGATCGTGATGGTGACCCACGACGACGCCGTGGCGGATCGGTGCGAGCGTGTGGTCCGTCTTCATGATGGCAAGGTGGAGTCAGACCGCTGGTACAGGTCCAGAAAAACCACCCTGTAG
- a CDS encoding acetyl-CoA carboxylase carboxyltransferase subunit alpha encodes MSTFYQLDFERPITELDAQIERLQSGGDPIPPGVAPFAMEDAPSIESLRAQREKMLADLYKQLSPWDTVRVARHPARPQGRDYIERMCRDFCELHGDRRFGDDPAIVTGFGRIGAHKCLVVAHHKGRSTKEKLACHFGCAHPEGYRKALAKMQLAEKFGTPIVTLVDTPGAYPGLGAEERGQAEAIAVNLREMSRLRVPIVSVVIGEGGSGGALGIAVANRVAMLKHSWYSVISPEGCAAILWKQANEQTNAAAAQALQLTASDNLRLGIVDAVVEEPVGGAHRDPESAARMLGDWISLQLDELEDIDQETLLQQRYDRFRAMGAYHERAEIAVPSEPVEVVTNQTNAQVEAKTVE; translated from the coding sequence ATGAGCACGTTTTACCAACTCGACTTTGAGCGTCCAATCACAGAACTTGATGCGCAGATAGAGCGTCTGCAGTCCGGCGGAGATCCAATCCCACCGGGCGTTGCTCCGTTCGCGATGGAGGATGCGCCGTCGATAGAATCGTTGCGCGCACAGCGCGAGAAGATGCTCGCTGATCTCTACAAGCAACTGAGCCCGTGGGATACTGTGCGTGTGGCTCGCCATCCAGCACGGCCGCAGGGACGCGATTACATCGAACGCATGTGCCGGGACTTTTGTGAGTTGCACGGCGATCGTCGGTTTGGTGATGACCCCGCTATCGTGACAGGATTTGGTCGTATTGGTGCGCATAAGTGCCTTGTTGTTGCACACCACAAGGGCCGATCGACGAAGGAAAAACTGGCATGCCACTTCGGCTGCGCTCACCCGGAGGGGTATCGCAAGGCGCTTGCGAAGATGCAACTCGCAGAGAAGTTCGGCACGCCGATCGTAACGTTGGTTGACACACCCGGTGCCTATCCCGGACTCGGTGCCGAAGAACGTGGGCAGGCAGAAGCGATCGCTGTGAATCTGCGCGAGATGAGTAGATTGCGCGTGCCGATTGTGAGTGTGGTGATCGGTGAGGGCGGTTCGGGCGGTGCGCTTGGCATCGCGGTCGCAAATCGTGTCGCAATGCTCAAGCACTCGTGGTACTCGGTGATCTCGCCTGAGGGATGCGCTGCGATCCTTTGGAAGCAGGCCAACGAACAGACAAATGCTGCTGCAGCACAGGCGCTGCAACTGACAGCAAGCGACAATCTGCGACTTGGGATTGTTGATGCTGTCGTGGAAGAGCCCGTTGGCGGAGCCCATCGTGATCCTGAGAGTGCTGCGCGAATGCTCGGTGACTGGATCTCGTTGCAACTTGATGAACTCGAAGATATCGATCAGGAAACATTGCTCCAGCAGCGGTACGACAGGTTCAGAGCGATGGGAGCCTATCACGAGCGGGCTGAGATCGCAGTACCGAGCGAGCCAGTTGAGGTCGTCACAAACCAAACCAATGCACAGGTTGAAGCAAAGACTGTGGAGTGA
- a CDS encoding signal peptidase II yields the protein MSTDASRLKNTTKEQSAPLPSVRTNASWRAACVVLLVATLFALVTDLVSKSIAFSQIADTPVTISRAQVLEQNAQGEHHLGMLLPAHDPVVVLPGLLELKLVLNPGAVFGIGAGKRAFFVVFTFVALAFGLWAFRAWTTPRNRLAHIAIGLILGGGLGNLYDRVLFGCVRDFIHPLPSRMMPFGWKNPFAGSTEIWPYVSNLADLWLLIGIGLLMWHLLRHPSAGHTHKAA from the coding sequence ATGAGCACCGACGCGAGCAGGCTAAAGAACACGACAAAGGAGCAATCGGCACCATTGCCATCTGTGCGCACGAACGCATCCTGGCGCGCAGCATGTGTTGTGCTGCTGGTCGCAACGTTGTTTGCACTTGTCACAGATCTTGTGAGCAAGTCGATTGCGTTCAGCCAGATTGCAGACACACCAGTGACGATCAGCCGTGCGCAGGTGCTCGAGCAGAATGCGCAAGGCGAGCACCATCTCGGCATGCTCTTGCCGGCCCATGACCCTGTGGTGGTGCTGCCCGGCTTGCTTGAACTCAAACTTGTGCTGAACCCCGGCGCGGTCTTCGGTATCGGTGCGGGGAAGCGCGCATTCTTTGTCGTGTTCACCTTTGTTGCCCTTGCGTTTGGTTTGTGGGCATTCCGAGCTTGGACAACGCCTCGGAACAGGCTAGCCCATATCGCGATTGGGTTGATTCTCGGTGGTGGACTCGGGAATTTGTACGATAGAGTTTTGTTTGGGTGTGTTCGGGATTTTATTCATCCCTTGCCTAGCAGAATGATGCCGTTCGGATGGAAGAACCCGTTTGCAGGTTCAACCGAGATCTGGCCGTACGTATCCAATCTCGCCGATCTGTGGCTATTGATAGGGATTGGCCTGCTGATGTGGCACCTGCTGCGGCATCCTTCCGCAGGGCACACACACAAAGCAGCATGA